ACGCTGGAGCTCACCCCGTCCGGGGCGATGCGCTGCTTCACCGAGCGCGTGGTGGACCCGGCGAACCCGGGAGGCGCCCCGCTGCGGACCGAGACGGTCGAAGCGAGCGACAGCGGGTGGATCCGCACGCTGACGCAGGGCGACTCGACCCGCACCTCGCGCGTGGATGCCGGCCCCGACGCCCTCCCCTGGGTGGACCTGGTGCACTGGCCGTTCGAGCTGGCGCTCCGGGACGTCCCCGCCACCGGCGAGGCGACGCGGCCGTTCCTGGCCGGCGGCCGGGCCCTGGCCTACAAGCTCGCCCGGACCGGGCCGGGCCAGGTGACGCTCACGCATCCGCTGCGCGGCCCCTCCGTCGTGCGGGTGGATTCGGCGGGGCGGCTGCTGGAGCTGGACGCCGCGGAGACGACGCGCAAGGTGGTGGTCACGCGGCTGCCGTGGACCGACGTGGAGGGCCCCGCCCGCCGCTGGGCCGCGGCGGACCGGGCCGGACGGGGGATGGGCGAGCTGTCCGGCCGCGCGGAGGAGGAGTTCACCGTCGGCGGCGCGCGCATCGCCCTAGACTACGGAGTGCCGGTGCGCCGCGGCCGCGACATCTGGGGAACGGTGGTGCCGTGGGGTACGGTCTGGCGCACCGGCGCCAACCGCGCCACGCACTTCTCCACCGACCGCGAGCTGGTGCTCGGCGACCCGGCCGGCCGGACGGTGGTGGTGCCGGCGGGCGACTACACGCTCTTCTCCATCCCCGAAGCCGACGGCGGGGTGCTGATCGTGAACCGCCAGACCGGGCAGGCCGGGACCGCGCACGACCCGGCTCGCGACCTGGGCCGGGTCCCGATGCGGCGCAGGGAGCTGGCCGAGCCGGTGGAGCGGCTCACCATCCGCGCGGAGCCGGACGGCGCGCGGGGCGGGGTGCTGCGGATCGCGTGGGACCGCTCGGAGTTCGTGGTGCCGTTCACGGTGCGGTAGGGGCCCCCTCTCCCCCCGGCCCCCTCTCCCCCGCAAGCGGGAGAAAGGGGGAGCACGACGACGACGCCCCGGCCGGAGCTTCCGGCCGGGGCGTCGCTTATGGCAAACTGGAACGGTCAGCCGCGGGCCCGCTCGTACCGCCGCGACACCTCGTCCCAGTTGACCGTGTTCCACCAGGCCTCGATGTAGTCGGGGCGCCGGTTCTGGTACTTGAGGTAGTAGGCGTGCTCCCACACGTCGAGCCCCAGGATGGGCGTCCGCCCCTCCATGAGGGGGGAGTCCTGGTTGAGCGTGTTGATGACCTCGACAGCGCCGCCGTTGCCGACCACGAGCCAGGCCCACCCGCTCCCGAAGCGCGTCTTCCCCGCGTCGCTGAACCGGCTCTTGAACTCGTCGAAGCTCCCGAAGGCGGAGCTGATCGCGTCCGCGAGCGCCCCCGACGGATGCCCGCCGCCGTTCGGCCCCATCAACTGCCAGAAGAGGGTGTGGTTGGAGTGGCCGCCCCCGTTGTTGCGCACCGCCGTGCGGATGTCCTCCGGCACCTCGTCGATGCGCCGGAGGAGCGCGTCGACGTCGCTCCCGGCGTCGAAGTCCGGGTGCTTCTCCAGCGCGGCGTTCAGGTTGCTGACGTAGGCGGCGTGGTGCTTGTCGTGGTGGATCCGCATCGTCTGCTCGTCGATGTGCGGCTCCAGCGCGGCGTAGTCGTAGGGAAGGTCGGGAAGGGTGAACCCTGCCATCATGCACCTCCAAATGGGTGGTGAGTCGGCACTGCACGAGAATCCGAACCGGCCGGCCGGGAGTCCGGCGGCCGCGCGGATCGCCTGAAAAACGCGGCTCCCGGGCCGCAAGCATCGGGCCGCGGCCGGGTCCGGGTTCCCTGGAATGTATGGCGCGACGGATGTTCCGCCACGGCCAGCGGCGGCTTCGATCGTTCGGAGCCTCTCTTGCAATGGCACCGATACGATCTAAGCTTTCGAGCGGTCGGAGTCGAGACTCTATCGACCGGGCGTATGCAATCACCTGGGCCGGCAGGGACCCATGATCGAGATCAAGGATGCGGTCGCGGCCGCAACGGAGTTCGCGCGAAGGGTGTACGACGAGCACGAGCTTCGGGGGCTTCGGCTGGAGGAGCTCGAGGCCGACCTGGACGGCCGAACCTGGAAAGTCACGCTCGGATGGATCGAGCCGGACTATCACCCGCTTTCTATCATGGAAGGACTGCTGTCTCAACACACCGCGCCGCGTGTGTACAAGACCTTCCTGGTGGACGCACACAGCGGGCAGGTTCGCAGCATGAGGATCCGCGAGACCGCCTGAGTCGCATGCCCGCGCATCCCAATTCGCTGATCCTCGACGCGAACCTCCTCGTCTTGCTCGTCGTCGGGAGCGTGGACGAGCGCCAGGTGCCATCGTTCAAGCGTACACGCGCATACACGCGGGAGGACTTCCACCTGCTGATCGGTTTCATGGCGCCGTTCGGCACCCTAGTCGTGACGCCGCATATTCTGGCAGAGGCTACGAACCTGCTCGACGACCTGAGAGAGCCGCTACGCACCTCCGCTTTCGTCTTCCTGCGCGAGATGATCTCACGCTCGGAGGAGCGGTATGAGCCAAGCGGCGAGCTCTCTGGACGTCGGGAGTTCCTTCGGCTTGGGCTCGCCGACGCGGCAGTACACTCCGTCGCTGAATCCGGAGCGGCCCTGCTTACGGCTGACCTGGATCTGTATCTGGCTGCGGCACCGAGTCATCCGCACGTCGTCAACTTCAATCACCTCCGCACCGGTGCGTGGGGCCTTTGACAGAGCGCGGTCTCGGGATGTTGCATCTGCACGTTCAGGCCGTAGCACAAAGCGGGGCTCCCTTCCAGGGGCCCCGCTTCGTATTCGAACTACGTTGGCTGCCCGGCCGAGACTAGCCCCGGGTGGCCAGCTCCTGCTCGACGCGCGCCCAGCGCCGACCGATGGAGACCACGTAGCCGAAGAGAAGGAGCCACGCGATCGCGAAGGCCGCAAACACGTGCGTGTAGTCGCGCAGCGTCCGCGGGGGGGCGGCGCGCTGCGGGAGCCCCGTCGAGGTCTGCGGCGGCGCCTGCACCGAGGGAGCCGGATCCGCGGGCGCCTGCGCGGCGGCGGCGGGTGCGGCGTAGGACGGCTCCTGCGCGCGGAGGCTCAGTGGGGCCGCGGCGAGCAGAACAGCCGCGAGCAGCAGGGTCGAAATCCGTGCGGTCCGCATCAGCGTGGAACTCCTTGCGCGGAAGGAAGGGGGCGGTCCAGCTCCGC
This region of Longimicrobiaceae bacterium genomic DNA includes:
- a CDS encoding DUF2911 domain-containing protein, yielding MLPSASSIRRGAPAALLLTAAFLAPAAPAQQARPDSAALVTVLGNDTLALERWVRTPGRIEAEAVVRSPRTTLRRYTLELTPSGAMRCFTERVVDPANPGGAPLRTETVEASDSGWIRTLTQGDSTRTSRVDAGPDALPWVDLVHWPFELALRDVPATGEATRPFLAGGRALAYKLARTGPGQVTLTHPLRGPSVVRVDSAGRLLELDAAETTRKVVVTRLPWTDVEGPARRWAAADRAGRGMGELSGRAEEEFTVGGARIALDYGVPVRRGRDIWGTVVPWGTVWRTGANRATHFSTDRELVLGDPAGRTVVVPAGDYTLFSIPEADGGVLIVNRQTGQAGTAHDPARDLGRVPMRRRELAEPVERLTIRAEPDGARGGVLRIAWDRSEFVVPFTVR
- a CDS encoding superoxide dismutase codes for the protein MAGFTLPDLPYDYAALEPHIDEQTMRIHHDKHHAAYVSNLNAALEKHPDFDAGSDVDALLRRIDEVPEDIRTAVRNNGGGHSNHTLFWQLMGPNGGGHPSGALADAISSAFGSFDEFKSRFSDAGKTRFGSGWAWLVVGNGGAVEVINTLNQDSPLMEGRTPILGLDVWEHAYYLKYQNRRPDYIEAWWNTVNWDEVSRRYERARG
- a CDS encoding CcmD family protein, which gives rise to MRTARISTLLLAAVLLAAAPLSLRAQEPSYAAPAAAAQAPADPAPSVQAPPQTSTGLPQRAAPPRTLRDYTHVFAAFAIAWLLLFGYVVSIGRRWARVEQELATRG